The following are encoded in a window of Geobacter metallireducens GS-15 genomic DNA:
- a CDS encoding DUF309 domain-containing protein: MEKMPETSRACEGSPSGQLLLGIRQFNREEWFECHETLEALWLKERGDVRNFYQGIIQIAIALHHWRNGNLGGSLSLLAGGRGYLLRVPEVCLWVDVAGFIAQADRVISALERLGKEKMGELDPVLIPRLKTVEVTE, translated from the coding sequence ATGGAAAAGATGCCAGAAACCAGCCGTGCCTGTGAAGGCTCGCCGTCGGGACAATTGCTGCTGGGCATCCGCCAGTTCAACAGGGAGGAGTGGTTTGAGTGCCATGAGACTCTAGAAGCCCTCTGGCTCAAGGAAAGGGGAGACGTGCGGAATTTTTACCAGGGGATCATCCAGATTGCCATCGCGCTTCATCACTGGCGAAACGGCAACCTTGGCGGGTCACTGAGCCTCTTGGCCGGCGGCAGAGGCTATTTGCTCCGTGTGCCGGAGGTCTGCCTGTGGGTTGATGTGGCAGGGTTCATCGCCCAAGCTGACCGAGTGATCTCTGCACTGGAACGGCTCGGCAAGGAGAAAATGGGGGAACTGGACCCGGTGCTCATCCCGCGACTGAAGACGGTGGAGGTAACAGAGTAA
- a CDS encoding ADP-ribosylglycohydrolase family protein, whose product MEQRDREGAAKHRETKGVPTVADRFRGAVWGQFVGDAACLGSHWIYELAELERRFQGGVVGFETPADGHYHTGKHSGELTHYGDGALVMLRSVAERGHFDPQDFGRRFVELFGSDSYRGYLDHATRDTLTHWRAFTETHPGDPYNFQDGADDDQPATATRLVPVVIAHWRDASLLRVVETATRVCQNNDGAVDYLKCHALILRELFNGTDLHEAFHRAATEMERGSGFGPEVADGIRKACASLTLSVRDATLAFGQSCPLSSSFPAAVHCALRHSVDFAAAVLDTANAGGDSAGRAALIGSWLGAFHGIAGISAAWRHRLAARYEIERHLEELVQKAQ is encoded by the coding sequence ATGGAACAACGAGACAGAGAGGGGGCGGCAAAACACCGGGAGACCAAAGGCGTACCGACTGTCGCCGACCGGTTTCGGGGGGCGGTCTGGGGACAGTTCGTGGGGGACGCGGCCTGCCTCGGAAGCCACTGGATCTACGAGCTGGCGGAATTGGAACGACGGTTTCAGGGGGGAGTAGTCGGGTTCGAGACGCCGGCAGACGGCCATTACCACACGGGCAAACACTCCGGCGAACTTACCCACTACGGTGACGGAGCCCTGGTAATGCTGCGGTCTGTGGCTGAAAGGGGACATTTCGATCCCCAGGATTTCGGCCGCCGCTTCGTGGAACTGTTTGGTTCCGATTCGTACCGGGGGTACCTCGACCACGCCACCAGGGATACCCTTACCCACTGGCGGGCATTCACCGAAACGCACCCCGGCGACCCCTATAATTTCCAGGACGGGGCCGATGACGACCAGCCGGCCACCGCCACACGGCTAGTCCCGGTGGTGATCGCCCATTGGCGTGACGCATCACTCCTCCGGGTGGTGGAAACCGCTACGCGCGTCTGCCAGAATAACGACGGGGCAGTGGACTACTTGAAGTGCCACGCTCTGATCCTGCGGGAGCTTTTCAACGGAACCGACCTGCACGAGGCTTTTCACCGGGCCGCGACGGAAATGGAGCGTGGATCCGGCTTCGGCCCGGAGGTGGCTGACGGCATCCGGAAAGCCTGTGCATCACTCACCCTGAGCGTACGGGATGCAACCCTCGCCTTTGGCCAGTCATGTCCCCTCTCTTCCAGTTTCCCGGCAGCGGTGCACTGTGCGTTGCGGCATTCGGTCGATTTCGCCGCCGCCGTTCTCGATACGGCCAATGCCGGAGGTGACAGCGCGGGACGGGCGGCGTTGATCGGGTCATGGCTCGGGGCGTTCCACGGCATTGCAGGGATATCGGCGGCGTGGCGCCACCGCCTTGCCGCCCGTTATGAAATTGAGAGGCACCTCGAAGAACTCGTGCAAAAGGCCCAATGA
- a CDS encoding lipoprotein insertase outer membrane protein LolB: MPVTDWTPHRRLPVAYGFLFLLALLILTTLGCATAPKPREPFIPGATVETLASGISLSVTSLEGSTGGTGYLLYRRPDSFHVVMLTPFGTTALEFFARDDRVTVLVPSKGIAYVGSFGDLPAKGGLQGWRMMRWVVEGDPLFAPGTTGTVERTDAEGRTTVARYDGEGLLQGKTSGGSEAVYRDYQSVGGVPFPATIELTDRQGVQVKISFDEPEVNAPVDDGALTPKLEGVTILPLARLAEAYSSR, from the coding sequence ATGCCCGTTACCGATTGGACGCCGCACCGGCGACTCCCCGTAGCATACGGATTCTTATTCCTCCTGGCCCTCCTGATCCTCACCACCCTCGGTTGTGCCACGGCACCGAAGCCCCGGGAACCCTTCATCCCCGGCGCCACGGTTGAGACCCTGGCGTCGGGAATCTCCCTTTCAGTCACAAGCCTCGAGGGGAGCACCGGCGGTACCGGTTACCTCCTCTACCGGCGTCCCGACAGCTTCCACGTGGTCATGCTCACCCCCTTCGGCACAACGGCCCTGGAGTTCTTTGCCAGGGACGACCGGGTAACGGTCCTTGTCCCTTCCAAGGGGATAGCCTACGTAGGCTCCTTCGGGGACCTTCCGGCAAAGGGAGGGCTTCAGGGATGGCGGATGATGCGGTGGGTGGTGGAAGGGGATCCTCTCTTCGCCCCCGGCACCACTGGAACCGTCGAACGAACCGATGCGGAGGGGCGCACGACCGTTGCCCGCTACGATGGAGAAGGGCTCCTGCAAGGCAAGACATCGGGAGGGAGTGAGGCGGTCTACCGCGACTACCAGTCAGTGGGGGGGGTGCCGTTTCCCGCGACCATTGAGCTCACTGATCGCCAGGGGGTTCAGGTGAAAATATCCTTCGATGAACCGGAGGTAAACGCTCCGGTGGACGACGGAGCGCTCACCCCGAAGCTGGAGGGTGTGACTATTCTGCCGCTGGCACGCCTGGCAGAGGCGTATAGCTCCCGGTAA
- a CDS encoding septal ring lytic transglycosylase RlpA family protein, with translation MVSVYRKGRLATLIILCQAFFQIQTLSLQADEIAAKATTEGVASATTKADEGVIGTASYYAKRYNGRRMTSGKRYNPQELTAAHPTLPLGTKVKVVNVANNREVTVTITDRCRKKVSHFIDLSRAAARKLGFLGRGTTVVRIITLDEAVS, from the coding sequence TTGGTATCTGTTTACCGGAAGGGGCGTCTGGCCACCCTGATTATTCTTTGCCAGGCGTTCTTCCAGATCCAGACACTGTCCTTGCAAGCAGATGAAATTGCAGCAAAGGCAACAACGGAGGGGGTCGCATCAGCGACCACGAAAGCGGATGAGGGGGTCATAGGGACCGCCTCATACTATGCAAAGCGGTATAACGGAAGAAGAATGACATCGGGGAAGCGGTACAATCCGCAGGAGCTGACCGCCGCGCACCCCACCCTCCCTCTCGGAACCAAGGTCAAGGTAGTTAACGTGGCCAACAACCGGGAGGTGACGGTCACCATAACCGATCGCTGCCGGAAGAAAGTGTCGCATTTCATTGACCTTTCCCGGGCCGCGGCCAGGAAACTCGGCTTCCTCGGCAGGGGAACAACGGTAGTTCGGATTATCACCCTCGACGAAGCAGTATCCTGA
- a CDS encoding 1,4-dihydroxy-6-naphthoate synthase, which produces MTTDTVPLTLGFSPCPNDTYIFHALVHGLVDTGGLTFRERLEDVETLNRLALEGALDVSKVSYHALGFLRDEYVLLRSGGALGRGCGPLVVTRGAASMAELRGKPVAVPGRYTTAVLLLRLFDPSLDNLVYLPFHEIMGAVARGEVAAGVIIHESRFTFPEYGLSKLLDLGEWWEGETGCPIPLGGIVARRSLGREAVAAIDRALRASVVHARTNPGAAAGYIRAHSQEMSDEVCAAHIDLYVNDFSLQLGPEGEGAVATLLQRAEASGVIPRSTAPLFEV; this is translated from the coding sequence ATGACGACTGACACCGTTCCCCTTACCCTCGGTTTTTCACCCTGCCCCAACGACACCTACATCTTTCACGCCCTGGTCCACGGCCTGGTCGACACGGGGGGGCTCACCTTCCGGGAGCGGCTCGAGGACGTGGAGACACTGAACCGCCTCGCCCTGGAAGGGGCCCTGGATGTGAGCAAGGTCTCCTACCATGCCCTCGGATTTCTCCGGGACGAGTACGTACTCCTGCGGTCAGGGGGGGCTCTGGGGCGGGGGTGCGGACCCCTGGTCGTGACACGGGGGGCAGCGTCCATGGCAGAGCTGCGCGGCAAGCCCGTCGCCGTCCCCGGGCGCTACACCACCGCCGTGCTCCTGCTGCGTCTCTTCGACCCATCCCTCGATAACCTCGTCTATCTCCCGTTCCACGAGATCATGGGGGCCGTGGCCAGGGGCGAGGTGGCCGCCGGGGTCATCATCCACGAATCCCGCTTCACCTTTCCGGAGTACGGTCTCTCGAAGCTCCTCGACCTGGGAGAGTGGTGGGAGGGGGAAACCGGCTGCCCCATACCCCTGGGAGGGATCGTGGCCCGCCGCTCCCTCGGCCGGGAGGCCGTTGCCGCCATCGACAGGGCGCTTCGGGCGAGCGTGGTCCATGCCCGGACCAATCCCGGCGCTGCTGCCGGTTACATCCGGGCCCACTCCCAGGAGATGAGCGATGAGGTCTGCGCTGCCCACATCGATCTCTATGTGAATGATTTTTCCCTCCAGCTCGGTCCCGAAGGGGAGGGGGCCGTGGCCACGCTCCTCCAAAGGGCTGAGGCTTCAGGGGTCATTCCCCGTTCCACGGCACCTCTTTTCGAAGTCTGA
- the mqnB gene encoding futalosine hydrolase has product MDSIIIAAATSLELSLLVRSIGAREVRRKKGFSDTYRGKVGGTTVLLAVTGIGKANTASALTALLERYTPRLLIDTGCAGAYGGGGLAVGDLAVASTEVYGDEGILTPSGWESLEIIGIPQLERGGRRFFNEFPLALLPAERAVQLGAALGVPVRRGRFVTVSTCSGTTARGNALARRFNAICENMEGAVAAHLALRYGIDCLELRGISNMVEDRDLSGWNIPLAVERAQRFILKFLETCNDD; this is encoded by the coding sequence ATGGATTCCATTATCATTGCCGCGGCAACCAGTCTGGAGCTTTCCCTCCTCGTCCGGAGCATCGGTGCCCGGGAGGTCAGGAGAAAAAAAGGTTTTAGCGATACCTACCGGGGGAAGGTCGGCGGCACCACGGTGCTTCTGGCCGTGACGGGGATCGGCAAGGCGAATACCGCATCGGCGCTCACCGCGCTTCTGGAGCGGTACACTCCACGGCTCCTCATCGATACCGGCTGTGCCGGAGCCTACGGGGGGGGCGGCCTGGCGGTGGGAGACCTGGCCGTGGCCTCGACTGAGGTCTATGGCGACGAGGGGATCCTGACGCCGTCCGGTTGGGAATCCCTTGAGATCATCGGCATTCCGCAGCTGGAACGGGGAGGACGCCGTTTTTTCAACGAGTTCCCCCTGGCTCTTTTGCCGGCGGAGCGGGCCGTGCAGCTTGGCGCCGCGCTGGGGGTGCCGGTGCGGCGCGGAAGGTTTGTCACCGTATCCACCTGTAGTGGCACCACCGCCCGGGGGAACGCGCTGGCCCGCCGCTTCAACGCCATCTGCGAGAACATGGAAGGAGCCGTGGCGGCCCACCTGGCGCTCAGGTACGGGATCGACTGCCTGGAGCTCCGTGGCATCAGCAACATGGTGGAAGACCGGGATCTCTCCGGCTGGAACATTCCCCTGGCGGTGGAGAGGGCCCAACGCTTCATACTCAAATTCCTGGAAACCTGCAATGACGACTGA
- a CDS encoding ATP-binding protein gives MFFRSIRFSLTLWYAVTLAVILVLFSSFIYLILQNQLTKEIDRELLTVAEAVASPTLEPFRRAGPSVFDQVLEDFIGTRLTGKFVQVLDGGGRITASSKGAEGLRTPLGKGASRRAWAGKVTYETKVSLDLYPVRTITYPIMDNGRLLQIVQVGTSMRAAAETLDKVLVVFAVSIPLALILWSVGGWFLAGRALKPVDFITRSAQKITAENLGLRLEVVNPQDEIGRLAITFNDTLERLEDAFRRVKQFTGDVSHELRTPLTILRGETEVGLRWAREPEEFRELFRSNLEEINRMSKIIEALLELSRAEEGGLKLERVPIELEDLLGELVQQSRLIDPEKGLKIAFSAVTPVTVTGDWLRLRQVFMNLLDNAVTYTPAGGEVSVVLDASGGFARVTVIDSGVGIPADDLPHIFERFYRVDKARNRADGGCGLGLSLVRTITEAHGGKIDVVSEVGKGSVFTVYLPLQGTV, from the coding sequence TTGTTCTTCCGGTCGATCCGCTTTTCCCTTACCCTCTGGTATGCGGTCACCCTGGCGGTCATCCTCGTTCTGTTCAGCTCGTTCATCTACCTTATCCTTCAGAACCAGCTCACCAAGGAGATCGACCGGGAACTTCTGACCGTTGCCGAGGCCGTGGCGAGCCCGACGCTGGAGCCCTTCCGGCGTGCGGGCCCGTCGGTCTTCGATCAGGTTCTGGAGGACTTCATCGGCACCCGTCTGACCGGTAAGTTCGTCCAGGTCCTCGACGGGGGTGGGCGGATCACTGCGTCGTCCAAGGGGGCCGAGGGGCTCCGGACTCCCCTTGGCAAGGGAGCTTCCCGCCGGGCGTGGGCCGGTAAGGTGACCTACGAAACCAAGGTCAGCCTCGATCTCTATCCGGTCCGCACCATTACCTATCCGATCATGGATAACGGCAGGCTACTGCAGATCGTCCAGGTCGGCACCTCCATGCGGGCCGCTGCCGAAACCCTCGACAAGGTTCTCGTCGTCTTTGCCGTTTCCATTCCCTTGGCGCTTATCCTCTGGAGCGTCGGGGGATGGTTCCTGGCGGGACGGGCGCTGAAACCGGTCGATTTCATCACCCGCAGCGCCCAGAAGATCACGGCCGAAAACCTGGGGCTGCGGCTTGAAGTGGTCAATCCCCAAGACGAAATCGGGCGTCTCGCGATAACCTTCAACGACACCCTTGAGCGCCTTGAGGACGCCTTCCGGCGGGTGAAGCAGTTCACCGGCGACGTCTCCCACGAGCTTCGGACCCCCCTCACCATCCTCCGGGGAGAGACCGAGGTGGGGCTGCGCTGGGCTCGGGAGCCGGAGGAGTTCCGGGAGCTTTTCCGGAGCAACCTGGAAGAGATCAACCGGATGTCGAAGATCATCGAGGCGCTCCTGGAGCTATCCCGTGCCGAAGAGGGAGGGCTCAAGCTGGAGCGTGTCCCCATTGAACTGGAGGACCTCCTGGGAGAGCTGGTCCAGCAGTCCCGCCTCATTGACCCGGAAAAGGGACTCAAGATTGCCTTCTCGGCCGTGACGCCGGTCACTGTCACGGGGGACTGGCTCCGGCTGCGTCAGGTATTCATGAACCTCCTCGACAACGCCGTCACCTATACCCCTGCCGGCGGAGAGGTGTCGGTGGTCCTCGACGCCAGCGGCGGATTTGCCCGGGTGACCGTCATCGACAGCGGCGTCGGCATCCCGGCCGATGACCTCCCCCACATCTTCGAGCGATTCTACCGGGTCGACAAGGCCCGTAACCGGGCCGACGGTGGCTGTGGTCTCGGTCTCTCTCTGGTTCGCACTATCACGGAGGCCCATGGCGGAAAGATCGACGTGGTGAGTGAGGTGGGGAAGGGGAGCGTCTTTACGGTGTATCTCCCCCTTCAGGGTACGGTCTGA
- a CDS encoding response regulator: MKILVVEDEKKVSSFIKRGLEEERYEVEAAFNGEDGLKMALEKGFDLIILDVMLPKKDGLSVVRELRERKNATPVLMLTAKDSVEDIVAGLDSGSDDYLTKPFAFAELLARVRALVRRSEQDRGAEIRFADLRLDPVTHKVWRKDKEIDLTAKEYSLLEYFMRNPNQVLTRTMIAEHVWDYTFDSFTNIIDVYVNYLRKKIDREADKKLIHTVRGVGYILKEEE, encoded by the coding sequence ATGAAGATTCTCGTGGTAGAGGACGAAAAGAAGGTTTCGAGCTTCATAAAGCGCGGTCTTGAGGAGGAGCGGTACGAGGTTGAGGCCGCCTTCAACGGCGAGGATGGTCTCAAGATGGCCCTGGAGAAAGGGTTTGATCTGATTATCCTCGATGTCATGCTCCCCAAGAAGGACGGACTGAGCGTGGTGCGGGAACTGCGGGAGAGGAAAAACGCAACGCCGGTTCTCATGCTGACCGCCAAGGATTCCGTGGAGGACATCGTGGCGGGGCTCGATTCCGGTTCCGACGACTACCTGACGAAACCCTTCGCCTTTGCCGAGCTCCTGGCCCGGGTACGGGCCCTGGTGCGGCGCAGCGAGCAGGACCGGGGCGCCGAGATCCGCTTCGCCGATCTGCGGCTCGATCCGGTCACCCACAAGGTGTGGCGCAAGGACAAGGAGATCGACCTGACCGCCAAGGAGTACTCGCTGCTGGAATACTTCATGCGGAACCCGAACCAGGTCCTGACTCGGACCATGATCGCCGAGCACGTCTGGGACTACACCTTCGACAGTTTCACCAACATCATCGATGTGTATGTGAACTACCTGCGGAAGAAGATCGACCGCGAGGCCGACAAGAAGCTGATCCACACGGTACGGGGCGTGGGCTACATCCTGAAGGAAGAGGAGTGA